In the Streptomyces coeruleoprunus genome, GGTGGATCCTGCCGTACGCGGCGGTCCTGTCGCCCGTGCTGCTGCTCGTCTCCGACATCGTCGGCCGCGTCGTCGCCCGCCCCTCCGAACTCCAGGTCGGCATCGTCACCGCGCTCATCGGCGGGCCCGTCTTCCTCCACCTCGTACGCCGCAAGAGGATGGCCCAGCTGTGACCGTGACCCCCGAACGACTCCCCGCGGCCCGCGTCCGCACGGTCAAGGCGATCCGCACCCCCGGCGGGCTCTCCGTACGCGTCGATCCCCGCGCGGCCGTCGCCGGGCTCCTGCTGGCCCTCCTGGCGCTCGCCGCCGCCGTCGTCCTCATCGGCAGCGGCGACTACACCATGACGCCCGGCGAGGTGCTGGCCACGCTCCTCGGCGACGGCACGGCCATGCAGGAGTTCGTCGTCCAGGACCTGCGCCTGCCGCGCGTCCTCGTGGCGCTGCTCGTCGGCGCCGGGCTCGCCGTCGGCGGCGCCGTCTTCCAGACCATCACCCGCAACCCGCTCGGCAGCCCCGACATGCTCGGCATCGGCCAGGGCTCCACCGTCGGCGCGCTCACCGTCATCGTCCTCTTCCAGGGCGGTGCGACGGCCGTCGCGGGCGGAGCCGTCCTGGGCGGCACCCTCACCGGCACCGCCGTGTACCTCCTCGCCTGGAAACGGGGCGTCCACGGCTTCCGGCTCGTCCTCACCGGCATCGGCATCGCCGCCATCCTGACGGCCTGCATCCACTACCTGATCACCAAGGCCAACCTGGTCGACGCGACGCGCGCCGTGCTGTGGATGACCGGCTCGCTCGACGGCCGCGACTGGAGCCACTTCTGGCCCCTGCTCACCGCCTCCGCCGTCCTGCTGCCGCTGATCCTCGCGTACGGGCGGCCCCTGCGGATGCTGGAGATGGGCGACGACGCGGCCCACGCCCTGGGCGTGCGCGTGGAACGGGTCCGCGTCGTGCTGCTCACCTCGGCGGTGCTGCTGGTGGCGGCCGCCACCGCCGCCGCCGGGCCC is a window encoding:
- a CDS encoding FecCD family ABC transporter permease; translated protein: MTVTPERLPAARVRTVKAIRTPGGLSVRVDPRAAVAGLLLALLALAAAVVLIGSGDYTMTPGEVLATLLGDGTAMQEFVVQDLRLPRVLVALLVGAGLAVGGAVFQTITRNPLGSPDMLGIGQGSTVGALTVIVLFQGGATAVAGGAVLGGTLTGTAVYLLAWKRGVHGFRLVLTGIGIAAILTACIHYLITKANLVDATRAVLWMTGSLDGRDWSHFWPLLTASAVLLPLILAYGRPLRMLEMGDDAAHALGVRVERVRVVLLTSAVLLVAAATAAAGPIVFVALSAPQLARRLTRSPGPNLGASALMGAALLLIADWAATNTFDERRLPVGVVTGVVGGAYLLWLLVTERRAGRI